AGTGGATGGAGTTGATAGTTAGATGGATTACTGTTCTCATGGGAACAATTGCAACATCCGCTATGTCAACAATGGAGGCTTCTGGTTGGTTAAATTGCATAATATTAAAAGCTTGTaactttttattcaaatttctagagaaaataatagaatttttGTTATGAggaatacaaaactacatcaatgcagaagatttgataaaaaaaattggtgaaaaaaaaaacaaaaaaattccgaTTAGGGtactacaaattttaaaaaatataatctaagGATGGTAAGTGACCCTGACAATTCTAACTTCCAACTTATCTAAAATCATCACATCTGATTGGCTGAActtccaaaatatttaaaaaaaaggtatttaAAAGTTcgttaactttttatttttaatttctcccCAAAATGATTATGATTTTCCTTAATTAGCATGGAAATCTACATCTGTGTTGAAATttaagacgaaaaaaaaaaaagaaaagaaaacagaaaaagtgaTCTGGTGAGCGAAAATGAAAtggtataaattaataaaacGAGGTAaactggagaaaaagaaaataaagatgcaGAGCTTACAATGCAAAAaacgaatggaaaaaaaaaaagaaaatgtgagtcGATGCAGATCCGCCCTCTGTTCACCTCTGATGAGGATTccttgtgcctgaaatatataaaggttactaatcttttccttttcactttGTTAGAAGCACCGTCTTCAATTATTTGTTATTCTACTTATCAtaaatgcttcaagcaaactccAACGATCTTGaaggtaaattttctatattatatttttttgccaaaacattttacatcaaaacaTGGTTTTCTTTTAACTTTCAAATGCCTAATGTATCAGGAAATTTTTCGTTTGATCATCAGTgcttcaagaaaataaaaaaaatgattctgACCCACTCGTGAAATCTTGTTAGACAACTTACATCTCAGAAAtgtaaagggaagtaactctaatcTCTTGTCATCTACATAGGCTTTAAAACAACATCGGTTCgtaaaaattaatgaatgtaattcttttattcctttattcctttattcttttacttgtttcagtcacctgactgcggccatgctggagcactgccttaaaaggttttaatcgaacaaatcgaccctaggacttattctttgtaaacctagtacttctatcgctctattttgccgaactgctcagGCTCAGCTTGTagtttaatttgttgttaatgCCCGTATAATGGAAAACATTGGCTATACTGTTTGACAACGTGGTAGACTGCATACTATACTAGCACCCTAGCACCAACATGATATATATcaaccatatatttacaaacaccgggaactcgtcgctttgttagcaaccggcttgaactctctcaagaagaacttaaattaaactcaaagaaaaaaatcataaaacatgcacacatgtacatgcacgcacgcacacacgcatgtgtacgcacgcacgcgtacaacgggcttctttcggtttctgtctatcaaatcttctCACAATATTTTGGTCGACacggggctagagtagaagacacgtgTGCTAtatgtcatacagtgggactgaacccaagatcgcatggttaggaagcaaacttcttaccgtgCAGCCACGCCTTTCACAGAACGCGTTTTCACAAGAAATGCAATGACATTTTGCCGTCTGTTTAATATCATTTTcgttaataaggcggcgagctggcagaaacgttagcacaccgggcgaaatgcctagcagtatttcgtctgccgctacgttctgagttcaaatttcgctgaggtcgactttgcctatcatcctttcggggtcgataaattaagtaccagttacgaactggggtcgatgtaatagatttaatctgcttgtctgtccttatttgtcccctctatgtttagctccttgtgggcaataaagaaataagaaacgttagcaggccgggcgaaaacttagcagtatttcgtctgtctttacgttctgagttcaaattccgccgaggtcgtctttgcctttcatcctttcggggtcgataaattagtaccagttacgcactgggtaagatttaatcgacttaatctccttgtctgtcccctctaatgtttagcccctcgtgggcaataaagaaataagaaacgttagcacgtcgggcgaaattccgccgaggtcgactttgcttttcattccttcggggtcggcaaattaagtaccagttgcgtactgaggtcgatctaatcgactgccccctccccatcgtccccccaaatttcgggccttttgcctagagtagaaaagtatatcatTTTCGTTAATGAAATCTTGTTGGATTACACTTAAAGCAAGTAACATTTAAGATACAAAGACATTGCCTGCTATTGCTTGATGTGAACATCGctccaactgctagaaataacagctaaagtaACATTCGCATCCTACcatctcaacaaaaatatatattcgatTATGTGGTTTTAGATATGTACGctcaggaagaaaaagaaaaagaagctcgGTTTTcaatcacgtggtttcgagttcagtcctatcacatggcaccttgggcgtcttttaagtgtcttctactatagccttgtgtgagggaatttggtagacggaaactgtgtggaagcctgtcatatacgtttgttttgtttgtgtttgtccccttccataccatttgacaaccggtttGTTCATGTCTCCGTAAATTGGCGgttcggatcttgttcaaaacgggggcaccagtattttcttaacgaaacactttgaaacttgggacactggtagaatgtgtcatataaaacatctttttctcttagtcttcttaacaaaaaaaaacgtacatcgcaagttatttcatgttaaagttgtcgtatttctgtaatttcaaccaatgactgacgtccattcagccgaatacattaagtgctgactacgtaaacaaacgattctcaaacgattctggcggtgataaaattattatttccttgtcaaaaaatggctgaNNNNNNNNNNNNNNNNNNNNNNNNNNNNNNNNNNNNNNNNNNNNNNNNNNNNNNNNNNNNNNNNNNNNNNNNNNNNNNNNNNNNNNNNNNNNNNNNNNNNNNNNNNNNNNNNNNNNNNNNNNNNNNNNNNaggagcaagtcaattagggttagggaaaacgaacacacgtgtgttgcctctctgcaaaatgtcagaagtaatggagattaaatacgctttacaccgcttaaactgccaaaagagtaagtataaacagctgaatacttgtcagtgattggttgaaattatcgaaataagacaattttttacatgaaataaattcgaatacaaatttttttttctgttctataacacaaaatagataagtatacgaagtttgaaagtctttcggtaccaaaaacactacataaaacataaatgaaaactggtgcccccgttttgaacaagatccggcggttcggcaaaagagaccgatagaataagtaccagcctttaaaAAAAGTGTATTTGTGTTGATTCGATTTGATTGtgtaaacccttcaaagcggtgccacagcatggccgcagtccaaacgactgaaacaaataaaaaataaaagacacagtCTTTCATTGATTGCTAAGACCGGTTCTACTGGGGGGAAGGGGACACTTTTCTCTTTCATGTTTATCATGTTTTCCCAGAATTCTTGAATTTTTCATACTCCATATTACTGACATGACATGGCAAGTCTCCTAACCCCTTGGGGGTCGTTGTGGCGCAGCAACCATGCAGCGTATCTAGGGCGAGAAAGCCTGGCGcagcccatccctctccaggctaaactcattcctacagctgtctggactggagcaacgagaattgaagtattttgctcaagaacacaaggcatcgcttggtccaagaatcgaaaccacaatcttacgttcGCGagctcaacaccctaaccactaagccacgcgcctccatatTACTAATAGACACCAAATACTTACAGGACTATAGTATGGATTAGCAGATGTTTTTGCCGGCGGAGACGACTGTCGTATTTTTGTTGTCCTACAGCTTTGGCAGTTCTCGCTAGATTCTCTCGAGAAACGATTGAATAAAAGCTCCGATTATCGCAGTCTATCGAGACGTCTACGAGTTAACACCACCCAACTCCATTACATCTCTTTGATAGAAGAAGGTTTCTACATAAGTTACGGATGCTACCAAGCATATTTCTCCTCTGCACTTGTAAAAACATTCAAGTTGGTTTTTTAAATTAATGAACAACAAGAAGCAACAGATAAtacaatataagtatatatatatatgtatacacataatgatgacaatagctatcgatataaatatacatggaaGTTGATACAAATATTCATATCGAAGTTGACATgtgagattcacacacacacacacacacacacacacacaacaaattaacatatacacacacatttgtattcatgcatacacatgtatgcttaaagcatgcatgcgtacacactgACAAATGGCAACATTCCAAAATGTATATTTCTCAGAATAAATTTATCCGTAGCTGAAAACTAAACAATCATAAACTTCTGCGAGTGATTTTAGGCAGTCAAATAAAACGTTGATGTTGCgtgcttcattttcattttcggCTAAATCGAAGAGGAGGCTTCGTATTATTGTAGAATCTTCTTCGGTGCACCAATTCAGCATAGAGCAATAGTTTGAATCACCTTTTCGACCAAAGCGCTGAATTATGTTCTTTGAGAAAGTGGCATGTTCCTCAAAGATGTATCCATgcttatgcaaatagaggaatacCCGAAGAAAACGTCTTAGAATGCGGAGAACTTGTTGTCTGGTCATTATGCTTTTGGACGTGTTGTTTTCTATCAAATAGTTGCAGTTCTGTAGTAAAACATCAAGAAAATCTTGTACCGACGCAGTATATCTTGTTAGGACCCTGTCCGTAACGAGTTTAAGAATGCGACTATCGAGTTGATAAGCTATCTCACCAAACAATTTTTCCTTATCGCTGGTGTTAAGTTGATGGTTCCACTTTATCATAGCATCCAGACAATCGGAGAGGACTAACGCATTAGCTCTCTCTTCATCGTCTTCGGCAACGTCACTGATCAAGAATTTTAAGTGATCTGGGTCGTGCCGTGCACAGATTCTAgcaataatataatattgatttgaaGGCGGAAGACCGTATTTAGAAACCATGTGCCGTGAAAACGGCCCGTGGATATCTACGGAATA
This DNA window, taken from Octopus bimaculoides isolate UCB-OBI-ISO-001 chromosome 9, ASM119413v2, whole genome shotgun sequence, encodes the following:
- the LOC106869763 gene encoding uncharacterized protein LOC106869763, encoding MFLAASEEYFEEWRPLIAEIAHQLDQRIRLHSISGLHRDLEQFSDVMSLLRLLYLDNKRMCKHFGSSIIRRVFIRLMEVLFLLRNYGYSVDIHGPFSRHMVSKYGLPPSNQYYIIARICARHDPDHLKFLISDVAEDDEERANALVLSDCLDAMIKWNHQLNTSDKEKLFGEIAYQLDSRILKLVTDRVLTRYTASVQDFLDVLLQNCNYLIENNTSKSIMTRQQVLRILRRFLRVFLYLHKHGYIFEEHATFSKNIIQRFGRKGDSNYCSMLNWCTEEDSTIIRSLLFDLAENENEARNINVLFDCLKSLAEVYDCLVFSYG